The following are encoded in a window of Paenibacillaceae bacterium GAS479 genomic DNA:
- a CDS encoding Membrane protease YdiL, CAAX protease family — protein sequence MTMEQKRPLLEMIALILLMIGGMLLAPQLKTLFSLLPIVYFLVERRVRKREREEIGFKFKSISRDFKEVWYFVFIVGFVLQLFYLYVFKNYFPEVMIHVQERASFIQSFDGKLLISLLVLALGEEIVFRGLIQGRLQWIVKPLPAILISSFIFALMHITSGNLLVTSLDLTTVFIDSVFFGIIFYKTKNIYVSWLAHAIANIVAAYSLLHFI from the coding sequence ATGACCATGGAACAAAAAAGACCGTTACTTGAAATGATAGCTCTTATACTACTCATGATAGGGGGCATGTTGTTGGCTCCCCAACTAAAAACATTATTTTCATTGTTGCCCATTGTTTATTTTCTCGTGGAGAGAAGGGTGAGAAAAAGAGAGAGAGAGGAAATCGGTTTCAAATTTAAGAGTATTTCGAGGGATTTCAAGGAAGTCTGGTATTTCGTATTTATTGTTGGTTTCGTCCTACAATTGTTCTACCTTTACGTTTTTAAAAACTATTTCCCAGAAGTCATGATACACGTACAAGAGCGTGCTTCCTTTATTCAATCCTTCGATGGAAAACTATTAATCAGCCTGCTTGTACTAGCTTTAGGCGAAGAGATTGTATTTAGAGGATTAATTCAAGGGAGATTACAATGGATTGTGAAACCATTGCCCGCCATTCTTATTTCTTCATTCATTTTTGCACTGATGCATATAACATCTGGGAACCTGTTAGTTACAAGTTTGGATCTGACAACTGTATTTATTGACAGTGTGTTTTTTGGCATTATCTTTTATAAAACGAAAAATATTTATGTTTCGTGGTTAGCCCATGCCATCGCTAATATTGTTGCGGCATACTCACTGCTACATTTTATTTGA
- a CDS encoding ABC-2 type transport system permease protein yields MNAKLNATIAQCKAELVRTIRNKRFVFFSVVMPVAFFFLFTSTMDSGAKINGTDWATYYLMSMTVYGVVGAGLTSFAQRISKERSQGWIRMLKITPLPSGSYILSKVVAQGLINLAIVLLMFIIGGFGKGVHLSSTVWIESGLWIWIGGFSFMALGTLLGSIKNADAVQVLALMVYMGLSILGGLWFPSASMSSTMQTIAEFTPTYQLGHGAWNLVGGTAIDWNGALILAAYVIVFMLLSTYIMKKQEAI; encoded by the coding sequence GTGAATGCAAAACTTAATGCGACAATAGCCCAGTGTAAAGCGGAGCTTGTGAGGACGATACGGAATAAACGGTTTGTTTTTTTCTCGGTGGTTATGCCGGTTGCCTTCTTTTTTCTTTTTACCAGTACAATGGATAGTGGTGCGAAAATAAATGGTACGGATTGGGCTACTTATTATCTAATGTCGATGACGGTTTACGGTGTGGTAGGTGCAGGTTTAACTTCGTTTGCTCAAAGAATTTCTAAAGAGCGTTCACAAGGCTGGATCCGCATGCTTAAAATTACACCGCTCCCTTCTGGATCATACATCCTTTCTAAAGTGGTGGCGCAAGGCTTGATTAACTTAGCTATTGTTTTATTGATGTTTATTATTGGCGGATTTGGTAAAGGAGTTCATTTATCTTCTACGGTTTGGATAGAAAGTGGGCTTTGGATCTGGATTGGCGGATTCTCGTTCATGGCGTTAGGCACGTTGCTTGGTTCAATCAAAAATGCTGATGCGGTCCAGGTTCTTGCGCTAATGGTATACATGGGGCTTTCAATTTTGGGTGGTCTTTGGTTTCCGTCAGCTTCTATGTCTAGTACAATGCAAACAATTGCTGAATTCACACCGACCTACCAATTGGGGCATGGTGCTTGGAATCTGGTTGGTGGAACGGCAATAGACTGGAATGGCGCCCTTATATTAGCTGCCTATGTGATCGTGTTTATGTTATTGTCAACGTATATTATGAAAAAACAGGAAGCGATTTAA
- a CDS encoding maltose O-acetyltransferase: protein MGLKQKLTLVIRRVRGIMKFGRRGYSFRDAPSIRGKVYVNHFGELIIGKRFSMVGRPWHSQLTVDNGAKLEFGSNVFINAGCGIAATKSITIGNDVRIGPRTSIMDSDYHRLDADSDYSDLSKPVTIGNNVWIGTRCTILAGVTIGDGAVIAAGSTVIRDIPANTVAGGTPAKVIRHLNIPEGWIRG, encoded by the coding sequence ATGGGATTAAAACAGAAGCTGACTCTTGTCATCAGACGTGTACGAGGCATCATGAAATTCGGCAGAAGAGGTTATTCATTTCGCGATGCCCCATCAATCCGCGGCAAGGTGTATGTCAATCATTTTGGCGAGCTGATCATTGGCAAAAGATTTTCTATGGTGGGCAGGCCCTGGCATAGTCAACTTACGGTCGACAATGGAGCCAAGCTTGAATTCGGCTCCAATGTGTTCATCAATGCGGGCTGCGGCATCGCCGCCACAAAATCAATCACGATAGGCAACGATGTGCGCATCGGCCCCCGGACAAGCATCATGGATAGCGATTATCACCGACTGGATGCGGATTCAGATTATAGCGACCTGTCCAAGCCGGTCACAATCGGCAACAATGTATGGATCGGCACTCGCTGCACGATTCTGGCCGGCGTAACGATTGGCGACGGCGCGGTCATCGCCGCTGGCAGTACCGTCATTCGCGATATTCCCGCGAATACAGTTGCTGGCGGAACGCCAGCCAAGGTCATTCGCCATTTGAATATTCCAGAGGGCTGGATTAGGGGCTGA
- a CDS encoding ABC-2 type transport system ATP-binding protein, with amino-acid sequence MKKLAIQLEHVTKEYKGKRAVDDLSLNVESGTVVALLGPNGAGKTTTISMILGLQLPTSGKVKLLGEDPRDIKVRNRIGAMLQDVSVIDNLKVAETINLFRNYYSNPLSLEQLLHISGLETDKNKMAVSLSGGQQRRLGFALAVAGDPEIIFLDEPTVGMDITSRQLFWETIRTMAARGRTVVLTTHYLDEADNVADRIVVINNGKLVADGTPSEIKAGTTGRVISFTAGASVTTETLRAVPGVANVEWSGRRVKLASSDTDRLIVALIEKNIDMCDIEIKSGGLEDAFQTLVQNTNELKGAV; translated from the coding sequence ATGAAAAAACTAGCCATTCAATTGGAACATGTAACAAAGGAATATAAAGGAAAAAGGGCGGTTGATGATTTGTCATTGAATGTGGAAAGTGGAACAGTAGTGGCGCTGCTTGGTCCCAATGGAGCAGGAAAGACAACAACTATATCGATGATTCTTGGTTTGCAGCTTCCGACAAGCGGGAAGGTCAAGTTGCTCGGAGAAGATCCGCGTGATATTAAAGTGCGCAATCGAATTGGCGCGATGCTGCAGGATGTAAGTGTAATCGATAATTTGAAGGTTGCGGAGACGATTAACTTATTTCGTAATTATTATTCCAACCCACTTTCGCTGGAGCAACTGCTCCATATCTCTGGATTGGAAACAGACAAGAATAAAATGGCGGTATCGTTATCGGGTGGGCAGCAACGCAGATTAGGATTCGCATTAGCAGTTGCAGGAGATCCAGAAATTATTTTTCTTGATGAGCCTACGGTGGGGATGGATATTACTTCGCGTCAGCTTTTTTGGGAAACGATTCGGACAATGGCAGCGAGAGGTCGGACGGTTGTATTAACGACCCATTATTTAGATGAAGCGGACAATGTAGCCGATCGCATTGTCGTCATCAATAACGGGAAGCTAGTGGCAGATGGTACGCCGAGTGAGATTAAAGCTGGAACAACAGGGCGCGTCATCTCGTTTACAGCTGGAGCATCTGTTACAACAGAAACTTTGCGAGCTGTTCCGGGAGTTGCGAACGTGGAGTGGAGTGGACGCAGAGTTAAGCTCGCAAGCAGTGATACGGATCGATTGATTGTTGCTCTAATAGAAAAGAATATCGACATGTGTGATATTGAAATTAAAAGCGGTGGTCTGGAAGATGCCTTCCAAACACTCGTTCAAAATACAAATGAATTAAAAGGAGCGGTTTAG
- a CDS encoding Glyoxylase, beta-lactamase superfamily II — protein sequence MIKDEWFTVQRIDDNTYAISEYGHWEKVHSFLLLGSKRAVLIDTGLGIDNIKRITDQLTSLPIEVVTTHVHTDHIGSHAEFDRIFVHKGDEEWLVNGIKGLTIEQIRKDIRRDITLPTPKSFHPDTYQPFQGKPTGLLDDSDVIDLGNRKLIIYHTPGHSPGHISVFDETNGYLFTGDLLYDETPVFSFYPSTSPVDLVKSLARIADIPDVKMIYGSHNTLGLTPAILDEVKHAVKYMRDNDLIKFGTGIIQFNGFSVQF from the coding sequence ATGATTAAAGATGAGTGGTTTACCGTACAACGTATCGATGACAATACATATGCAATTAGTGAATACGGACATTGGGAGAAGGTACATTCATTTTTATTGTTGGGTAGCAAGAGAGCTGTACTAATTGATACAGGTCTTGGGATTGATAACATTAAGAGAATAACAGATCAGCTGACAAGCTTACCTATCGAAGTTGTTACAACCCATGTGCATACTGACCATATTGGAAGCCACGCTGAATTCGATCGTATCTTTGTCCATAAAGGAGATGAAGAGTGGTTAGTTAACGGAATTAAAGGCTTAACCATAGAGCAAATCAGAAAAGATATTAGAAGAGATATAACGTTGCCTACTCCAAAATCTTTTCATCCTGATACATACCAACCCTTTCAAGGGAAGCCGACAGGTCTGTTGGATGATAGTGATGTAATTGACTTGGGCAATAGGAAATTAATTATTTATCATACTCCTGGACATTCACCGGGACATATTTCTGTTTTTGATGAGACAAATGGTTATTTATTCACTGGGGATCTGCTTTATGATGAAACACCAGTATTTTCTTTTTATCCTTCGACAAGCCCTGTTGATTTGGTAAAATCTTTAGCAAGAATTGCTGACATACCCGATGTCAAAATGATATACGGTTCTCATAATACATTAGGATTAACCCCTGCCATTTTAGATGAAGTGAAACATGCCGTTAAATATATGAGGGATAATGACCTCATTAAGTTTGGAACAGGAATTATTCAATTCAACGGTTTTAGCGTTCAGTTTTAA
- a CDS encoding CubicO group peptidase, beta-lactamase class C family (non-canonical start codon;~manually curated) gives MIKYKVFQAFIIVVARKGITVSHQAYGAASPGAEAAPLSRNTIFPLASISKPITATAAMILVERGLLCLSFPVSYYIPEFVGEGKHKVLVHHLMTHTSGLRNMDVAEHSKKIEGRIDIPPADETQHPAIHQRLFLGYDTPLWKPPGTEMSYCGYGVELLGEIVRRKSGQSLEQFCRENIFNPMEMDDTYFIVPESVHNNVIRRAEDVPGGKWFHTPEALTLPSAAGGAYSTALDIAKFGQLFLNKGKYGEERILSSAAVNEMTRDQIPHVSSTYGSQFFIDASYGYCWPVNGNKKDSGDLFSPKAIVCGGGGGVNITVDPHYETVQVIFSVESNINDGHDVWFPCMNLFNNTVIAAIED, from the coding sequence ATAATAAAGTATAAAGTATTTCAAGCTTTTATCATCGTCGTAGCTCGTAAGGGTATTACCGTTAGCCATCAAGCTTACGGTGCCGCATCCCCAGGCGCAGAAGCGGCTCCACTATCGAGGAATACGATTTTCCCGCTCGCGTCGATTTCAAAACCGATTACGGCTACAGCGGCCATGATATTGGTTGAACGGGGATTACTCTGCTTAAGCTTTCCAGTGTCGTACTACATCCCGGAATTTGTAGGAGAAGGCAAACATAAAGTGCTTGTTCATCATTTGATGACACATACATCCGGACTCCGAAATATGGATGTCGCTGAGCATTCCAAAAAAATAGAAGGAAGAATCGACATCCCTCCAGCAGATGAAACCCAGCACCCTGCCATTCACCAAAGATTGTTTCTCGGTTATGACACGCCATTATGGAAGCCACCCGGAACGGAGATGTCTTACTGCGGCTATGGAGTGGAACTTCTTGGTGAAATTGTTCGAAGAAAAAGCGGTCAATCGCTTGAACAGTTTTGCAGGGAAAATATATTCAACCCGATGGAAATGGACGATACGTACTTTATCGTTCCAGAATCGGTGCATAACAATGTTATAAGGCGAGCGGAGGATGTACCGGGAGGGAAATGGTTCCATACACCGGAAGCGCTGACATTGCCGTCTGCGGCGGGTGGTGCATATTCCACCGCACTTGACATTGCTAAATTCGGACAGTTGTTTCTGAACAAGGGCAAATACGGAGAGGAGCGGATTTTGAGCTCCGCTGCCGTCAATGAAATGACACGCGACCAAATCCCTCATGTATCTTCAACTTATGGATCGCAATTTTTTATCGATGCTTCTTATGGCTATTGCTGGCCGGTTAACGGCAACAAAAAAGATAGTGGTGACTTGTTTTCACCGAAAGCTATTGTTTGCGGGGGAGGAGGCGGAGTCAATATAACGGTTGACCCACACTATGAAACCGTCCAAGTTATCTTTTCTGTGGAAAGCAACATAAACGATGGGCATGATGTTTGGTTCCCTTGTATGAATTTATTCAATAATACCGTTATAGCTGCGATTGAAGATTGA
- a CDS encoding NUDIX domain-containing protein encodes MFYVNVEGAVFQEDKWLIIGRSMKEEHAGGLLSLVGGTVKNEGNTKDILERTLKRELFEEVGVKVKDKIKFVRNTSFILDNGSEVIDIVFLCEFDKGESYVKSPDEVDAVYWMTTVEILNSPMAPIWLKESIQEAEFLRKK; translated from the coding sequence ATGTTTTACGTAAATGTAGAAGGAGCTGTTTTTCAAGAGGATAAGTGGCTAATAATTGGACGCAGTATGAAAGAGGAACACGCTGGGGGACTTCTTTCTCTTGTTGGAGGTACAGTTAAAAATGAGGGGAACACCAAAGATATATTAGAAAGAACCCTCAAAAGAGAACTCTTTGAAGAGGTGGGAGTAAAGGTAAAAGATAAGATTAAATTTGTTAGAAACACCTCGTTTATATTAGACAATGGTAGTGAAGTTATTGATATTGTTTTCCTTTGCGAGTTTGACAAGGGTGAATCTTATGTTAAGAGTCCAGATGAAGTTGATGCTGTGTATTGGATGACAACTGTTGAAATACTGAATAGTCCAATGGCTCCTATCTGGCTAAAAGAAAGTATACAAGAGGCAGAGTTTCTACGTAAAAAATAA
- a CDS encoding Protein N-acetyltransferase, RimJ/RimL family codes for MSEISPIMIDFDDSFESSRLLIRAPRFGDGQAVNEAILESLDQLKPWMPWAQSAPTQEQSEVNIRQATLAFQERSNLRLMLIDKQTGRLVGSSGLHRINWDNRSFEIGYWVRASEAGKGYITEAVQAISAFAATQLAANRIEIRCDSLNTPSANVARRCGFTLEGILRQSCRNTQGGLEDTMVFSKVRGIELDS; via the coding sequence ATGAGCGAGATTAGTCCGATTATGATTGATTTTGATGATTCGTTTGAAAGCAGCCGCCTACTGATTCGAGCTCCGCGCTTCGGTGACGGCCAGGCGGTAAATGAAGCGATACTGGAAAGTCTCGATCAGTTGAAGCCGTGGATGCCGTGGGCGCAAAGCGCTCCGACTCAGGAACAATCCGAGGTAAATATTCGTCAAGCCACACTGGCTTTCCAGGAGCGCTCCAACCTGCGTCTGATGCTCATCGATAAACAAACGGGAAGGTTGGTCGGCAGCAGCGGTCTGCATCGGATCAACTGGGATAACCGCAGCTTTGAGATTGGATATTGGGTGCGCGCGAGCGAAGCCGGGAAAGGTTATATAACGGAAGCAGTCCAAGCCATTTCTGCATTTGCTGCAACTCAGCTGGCCGCAAACCGGATCGAGATCCGCTGCGACAGCCTTAATACGCCGAGCGCTAATGTCGCCCGTCGCTGCGGCTTCACCCTGGAGGGCATCCTGCGCCAGAGTTGTCGCAACACACAAGGGGGGCTGGAGGATACGATGGTGTTCTCCAAAGTTCGCGGTATCGAGTTGGACTCTTAA